A region from the Sphingomonas sp. S2-65 genome encodes:
- a CDS encoding 16S rRNA (uracil(1498)-N(3))-methyltransferase, producing MPATPAWPPQSTPRLFVEDALAPGEIRIAGPQAHYLVQVMRIKDGDPVKLFDDITGEWLGIARHVGKRDLVLELTERLREREPVPDLWLCAAPIKKGRIDWVAEKACELGAARLAPVLTRRTVVDRLNLERLRAHMIEAAEQCGRTALPELVEPVKLPALLRDWPADRTLFFADENGGEPAAHAMRSRAGPAAILVGPEGGFDEEERAAIRALPQAVGVGLGPRILRAETAAAAAMALWMGVAGDWQPNGID from the coding sequence ATGCCCGCTACACCCGCCTGGCCGCCGCAATCCACGCCCCGCCTGTTCGTCGAGGACGCGCTTGCGCCAGGCGAGATCCGCATCGCGGGACCGCAGGCGCATTATTTGGTCCAGGTCATGCGGATAAAGGACGGCGATCCGGTCAAGCTGTTCGACGACATCACCGGGGAATGGCTGGGGATCGCACGCCATGTCGGCAAGCGCGACCTGGTGCTCGAACTGACCGAACGGCTGCGCGAGCGTGAGCCGGTGCCCGACCTGTGGCTATGCGCCGCGCCGATCAAGAAGGGGCGGATCGACTGGGTCGCCGAGAAAGCCTGCGAGCTCGGCGCGGCGCGGCTGGCGCCGGTGCTGACTCGGCGCACCGTGGTCGACCGGCTGAACCTGGAGCGGCTGCGCGCGCACATGATCGAGGCCGCGGAGCAATGCGGGCGCACCGCGCTGCCCGAGCTGGTCGAGCCGGTGAAGCTTCCCGCGCTGCTGCGCGACTGGCCCGCGGATCGAACGCTGTTCTTCGCCGACGAAAATGGCGGGGAGCCGGCGGCGCATGCCATGCGTTCGCGTGCCGGGCCGGCGGCGATTCTGGTCGGCCCCGAAGGCGGTTTCGACGAGGAGGAGCGCGCGGCGATCCGCGCGCTTCCCCAGGCGGTCGGCGTCGGGCTTGGCCCCCGCATCCTGCGGGCCGAGACCGCGGCGGCGGCGGCGATGGCGTTGTGGATGGGGGTTGCCGGCGACTGGCAACCGAACGGTATAGATTGA
- a CDS encoding toxic anion resistance protein, with translation MASETAVAEKELVLTAPDPVPTVAPAKAAGLVPVEDTKKNELEKRVDSFVDDLVAQDVNSPEFGKRVDAIAAMGQKEIREAAGQSNRFLDRPVKAMDGEGGVGADLIALRRQVEDLDPSKNGKLIGGKGGFIDRIFGSGGFKKYFHKYQSSQTHINAILKSLANGKDELLMDNAAIDTERSNLWNAMGRLEQMIYLSKAMDARLEDKANELDHSDPAKAKAIRETALFYVRQRTQDLLTQMAVTVQGYLALDLVKKNNVELVKGVDRASTTTVSALRTAVTVAQALTNQKLVLDQITALNSTTAGLIDSTSKLLKSQSAAIHEQAANSTIPVETLQRAFQNIYDTMDAIDTFKLKALDSMKTTVTTLSNEVEKSKGYIARAEGATQNQLAGASADTFKLEAM, from the coding sequence ATGGCAAGCGAGACTGCAGTGGCCGAAAAGGAACTGGTGCTGACCGCACCCGACCCGGTGCCGACGGTAGCCCCTGCCAAGGCCGCGGGCCTGGTGCCGGTCGAGGACACCAAGAAAAACGAGCTGGAAAAGCGCGTCGACAGCTTCGTCGACGATCTGGTCGCGCAGGACGTGAACTCGCCCGAATTCGGCAAGCGCGTCGATGCCATCGCCGCGATGGGGCAGAAGGAAATCCGCGAGGCTGCGGGCCAGTCCAATCGCTTCCTCGACCGCCCGGTCAAGGCGATGGACGGCGAAGGCGGCGTGGGTGCCGACCTGATCGCGCTGCGCCGGCAAGTCGAGGATCTCGATCCCAGCAAGAACGGCAAGCTGATCGGCGGCAAGGGCGGCTTCATCGACCGCATCTTCGGTTCGGGCGGCTTCAAGAAGTATTTCCACAAATATCAGTCGTCGCAGACGCACATCAACGCGATCCTGAAGAGCCTGGCCAATGGCAAGGACGAGCTCCTCATGGACAATGCCGCGATCGACACCGAACGTTCGAACCTGTGGAACGCGATGGGCCGGCTGGAACAGATGATCTATCTGTCCAAGGCGATGGACGCGCGCCTGGAAGACAAGGCCAACGAACTCGACCACAGCGATCCCGCAAAGGCCAAGGCGATCCGCGAGACCGCGTTGTTCTATGTGCGCCAGCGCACCCAGGACCTGCTGACTCAGATGGCGGTCACGGTGCAGGGCTATCTGGCGCTCGACCTGGTCAAGAAGAACAATGTCGAGCTGGTAAAGGGCGTCGACCGCGCGTCGACCACCACCGTTTCGGCGCTGCGTACCGCCGTCACGGTGGCCCAGGCGTTGACCAACCAGAAGCTGGTGCTCGATCAGATCACCGCGCTGAACTCGACCACCGCCGGGCTGATCGATTCGACCAGCAAGCTGCTCAAGAGCCAGTCCGCGGCGATCCACGAACAGGCGGCGAACTCGACCATCCCGGTCGAGACGCTGCAGCGCGCGTTCCAGAACATCTACGACACGATGGACGCGATCGACACCTTCAAGCTCAAGGCGCTCGACAGCATGAAGACCACGGTCACCACGCTGTCCAACGAAGTCGAGAAGTCGAAGGGCTATATCGCCCGGGCCGAAGGGGCGACGCAGAACCAGCTTGCCGGCGCGTCCGCCGACACCTTCAAGCTGGAGGCGATGTAA
- a CDS encoding M61 family metallopeptidase, producing MHRALSFAALLLATTTAPAAAQNSAPQPVAIVDTIPAARDVDYPGTIKLEIDATNTQQGIFQVKETIPVAKSGHMVLLFPKWLPGKHGPRGEIEKLAGLQIMANGKRLPWTRDDVDVFAFHIDVPSGAKKLDVQFQFISATKPEQGRIVMTPDMMSLQFNSLSLYPAGYFVRRIPIQARVKYPDGWSAASGLPSRAVDSTVTYDKTTYDTLMDSPVLAGRYYRAFPLSDRVTLDVFADTPEELEAKPEQIEAHKRLVQQAVKAMGTQQYDRYHFLLSISEELGGIGLEHHRSSENGVQPGYFTKWEEGPGSRNLLPHEYTHSWDGKFRRGAELWAPDYRTPTRGKSLWVYEGQTQFWGYVFQARSGLVSKEDTLEAYASILASLDNRPAREWRPLIDTTNDPVITARAPKGWVGWQRSEDYYNEGLLVWMEVDSILRERSGGTKSIDDFARRFFGLRDGDYGEVTYTFDDIVSTLNAIQPYDWRTLLNERLHGVSKRAPAGGFERNGYKLVYTDQPNKTGRGPTTDLAYSLGLTLGKSGISSVAWDSPAFNAGIDLGDEIVAVNGRGYTPERLVSAVKRANDDTAAIKLMLKSGDRFREVSIDYHGGLRYPHLVKTASGEAGLDKLLQPR from the coding sequence ATGCACCGTGCGCTGTCCTTCGCCGCCTTGTTGCTCGCCACCACGACGGCGCCCGCCGCCGCGCAGAACTCCGCGCCTCAGCCGGTCGCGATCGTCGACACCATCCCGGCGGCGCGCGACGTGGATTATCCAGGCACGATCAAGCTCGAGATCGACGCGACCAACACCCAGCAGGGCATCTTCCAGGTCAAGGAAACCATTCCGGTCGCCAAGAGCGGCCACATGGTGCTGCTGTTCCCCAAATGGCTGCCCGGCAAGCATGGCCCGCGCGGCGAGATCGAGAAGCTGGCCGGGCTCCAGATCATGGCCAATGGCAAGCGCCTGCCCTGGACGCGCGACGATGTCGATGTCTTCGCCTTCCATATCGACGTGCCGTCGGGCGCGAAGAAGCTGGACGTGCAATTCCAGTTCATCTCCGCGACCAAGCCCGAGCAGGGCCGCATCGTCATGACCCCGGACATGATGAGCCTGCAGTTCAACTCGCTCAGCCTCTATCCGGCAGGCTATTTCGTGCGCCGCATCCCGATCCAGGCGCGGGTGAAGTATCCCGACGGCTGGTCGGCGGCGTCGGGCCTACCGTCCAGGGCGGTCGATTCCACCGTCACTTATGACAAGACCACCTATGACACGCTGATGGACTCGCCGGTGCTGGCCGGGCGCTATTACCGCGCCTTCCCGCTGTCCGACCGGGTGACGCTCGACGTGTTCGCCGACACGCCCGAGGAGCTGGAGGCCAAGCCCGAGCAGATCGAAGCGCACAAGCGGCTGGTGCAGCAGGCCGTCAAGGCGATGGGCACCCAGCAGTACGACCGCTACCATTTCCTGCTCTCGATCAGCGAGGAACTGGGCGGCATCGGCCTGGAGCATCACCGCAGTTCGGAGAACGGCGTCCAGCCCGGCTATTTCACCAAGTGGGAAGAAGGCCCGGGCTCGCGCAACCTGCTGCCGCACGAATACACCCATAGCTGGGACGGCAAGTTCCGCCGCGGCGCCGAGCTGTGGGCGCCCGATTACCGCACCCCGACCCGCGGCAAGTCGCTCTGGGTGTATGAAGGCCAGACTCAGTTCTGGGGCTATGTCTTCCAGGCCCGCTCCGGCCTGGTGAGCAAGGAAGACACGCTGGAGGCCTATGCCTCGATCCTGGCGAGCCTCGATAACCGGCCGGCGCGCGAATGGCGCCCGCTGATCGACACCACCAACGATCCGGTCATCACCGCCCGCGCGCCCAAGGGCTGGGTCGGCTGGCAGCGCTCGGAGGATTATTACAACGAAGGCCTGCTGGTATGGATGGAAGTCGACTCCATCCTGCGCGAGCGTTCGGGCGGCACCAAGTCGATCGACGATTTCGCACGCCGCTTCTTCGGCCTGCGCGATGGCGATTATGGCGAAGTCACCTACACCTTCGACGACATCGTCAGCACGCTCAACGCCATCCAGCCCTATGACTGGCGCACGCTGCTCAACGAGCGGCTGCACGGCGTCTCCAAGCGCGCCCCGGCCGGCGGGTTCGAGCGCAACGGCTACAAGCTGGTCTACACCGACCAGCCCAACAAGACCGGCCGCGGGCCGACCACCGACCTCGCTTATTCCCTGGGCCTGACGCTCGGCAAGAGCGGGATTTCCAGCGTCGCCTGGGACAGCCCGGCCTTCAACGCCGGCATCGACCTGGGCGACGAGATCGTGGCGGTGAACGGCCGCGGCTACACGCCCGAGCGGCTGGTGAGCGCCGTCAAGCGCGCCAACGACGACACCGCCGCAATCAAGCTGATGCTCAAGAGCGGTGATCGTTTCCGCGAAGTGTCCATCGACTATCACGGGGGGCTACGCTATCCGCACCTCGTGAAGACCGCCTCGGGAGAGGCTGGTCTCGACAAGCTGCTCCAGCCCCGCTGA
- a CDS encoding TldD/PmbA family protein, whose translation MLTKEQACERAHDIVARARAAGADASDAVFAADRSLSVSVRMGALEDVERSESEELGLRVFVGHRSASVSTSDLSSAALDTLVERAIAMAREAPEDQWAGLAPESRLMHGAAPHLDLDDGAEVEPQGLKQRALEAEAAARAVAGVTNSEGASAGASRSIMALATSHGFTGGYGQSSHGISASVLAGPAGAMERDHAAHSARYASMLEAPELVGRLAGERAVARVNPGKVASGAMPVVFDRRVSSGLVGHFLGAIAGSAITRKTSFLLDRLGTQIFARGVTICDDPHRPRGLRSRPFDGEGLPVLPMKLVDEGMLETWLLDSASARQLDMEPTGHASRGIGGAPGVAPSNLYMQPGSIPPETLVGEISRGILVTELIGQGVNGVTGDYSRGAAGFLIENGEITRPVSEITIAGNLKDMFLALTPANDLEFRFGINAPTLRVDGMTIAGA comes from the coding sequence ATGCTGACCAAGGAACAAGCCTGCGAGCGCGCCCACGACATCGTCGCGCGTGCGCGTGCCGCCGGCGCCGATGCCTCCGACGCCGTCTTCGCCGCCGACCGATCGCTCTCCGTCTCGGTGCGGATGGGCGCGTTGGAGGATGTCGAGCGCTCCGAAAGCGAGGAGCTGGGGCTGCGGGTGTTCGTCGGCCACCGCTCGGCCAGCGTCTCGACGTCCGACCTGAGTTCGGCCGCGCTCGACACGTTGGTCGAGCGTGCGATCGCGATGGCGCGCGAGGCGCCTGAGGATCAATGGGCTGGCTTGGCGCCGGAATCGCGGCTGATGCACGGTGCGGCGCCGCATCTCGACCTGGACGATGGCGCCGAGGTCGAGCCACAGGGCCTGAAGCAGCGCGCGCTCGAAGCCGAGGCCGCGGCGCGTGCCGTTGCGGGAGTCACCAACAGCGAAGGCGCCAGCGCGGGCGCCAGCCGGTCGATCATGGCGCTGGCGACGAGCCATGGCTTTACCGGCGGCTATGGCCAGTCGAGCCACGGCATCTCGGCAAGCGTGCTCGCCGGCCCTGCCGGGGCGATGGAGCGCGACCATGCCGCGCATTCGGCGCGCTATGCCTCGATGCTCGAAGCGCCCGAGCTGGTCGGCCGCCTTGCCGGCGAGCGTGCGGTGGCGCGCGTCAATCCCGGCAAGGTTGCCAGCGGAGCGATGCCGGTGGTGTTCGATCGGCGGGTGTCTTCCGGGCTGGTCGGCCATTTCCTGGGCGCGATCGCGGGATCGGCGATCACCCGCAAGACCAGCTTCCTGCTCGACCGGCTGGGTACGCAGATATTCGCCAGGGGCGTCACCATCTGCGACGATCCCCACCGCCCGCGCGGGCTGCGCTCGCGGCCGTTCGACGGCGAGGGGCTACCGGTGCTGCCGATGAAGCTGGTGGACGAGGGCATGCTCGAAACCTGGCTGCTCGACAGCGCCTCTGCCCGCCAGCTCGACATGGAGCCCACCGGCCACGCTTCGCGCGGCATCGGCGGGGCGCCGGGGGTCGCGCCGTCGAACCTGTACATGCAGCCCGGCAGCATCCCGCCCGAGACCTTGGTGGGAGAGATCAGCCGCGGCATCCTGGTCACCGAGCTGATCGGCCAGGGCGTCAACGGCGTCACCGGCGATTACAGCCGCGGCGCCGCCGGCTTCCTGATCGAGAATGGCGAGATCACCCGGCCGGTGTCGGAGATCACGATCGCCGGCAATTTGAAGGACATGTTCCTGGCGCTGACCCCGGCCAACGATCTTGAGTTCCGCTTCGGCATCAACGCGCCGACGCTGCGTGTCGACGGGATGACCATTGCCGGTGCCTGA
- a CDS encoding methyltransferase family protein → MYHDPALAGAARADLRPRSAVSHGVGLSGLAGLLAWMLVAHHFGMDGPYAALVGVAACAAPMVLWSLLVDKVHRNASTGIDWAHVRPRRETWDISVTKLTGLWLTWGGMAAIFALFRVWWDTRYANYPFALTCLGLAAPVLFVSSIPYVLWLDRRLVEPRDGAWSLGAWLMGVPGHDMAAIHNHLRSWAVKGFFLAFMIGVVPTGFGQVIAADPRELLKNPLALVGYCVTFMFVVDVAFATAGYILTFRPLDSHIRSANPFAAGWAAALICYPPFVLMGEGGVLDYHPGSADWTQWLAGHDWLMAAVGVALVALTAIYASATVAFGLRFSNLTHRGILTHGPYAWSRHPAYLSKNLFWWLSTMPFLATTGWIDAIRNTAVMAAVSGVYYWRARTEERHLGADPAYQAYSGWSERNAPVPRLLAKLSGSRSA, encoded by the coding sequence ATGTATCACGATCCCGCATTGGCTGGTGCCGCCAGGGCCGATCTCCGCCCGCGCTCGGCGGTGAGCCACGGGGTCGGCCTGAGCGGGCTGGCCGGCCTGCTGGCCTGGATGCTGGTGGCGCATCATTTCGGCATGGACGGCCCCTATGCGGCGCTGGTCGGTGTCGCCGCCTGCGCTGCGCCGATGGTGCTGTGGTCGCTGCTCGTCGACAAGGTGCACCGCAATGCCAGCACCGGGATCGACTGGGCGCATGTCCGCCCCCGGCGCGAGACGTGGGACATCTCGGTGACCAAGCTCACCGGGCTGTGGCTCACCTGGGGCGGGATGGCGGCGATCTTCGCGCTGTTCCGCGTGTGGTGGGATACGCGCTACGCCAATTATCCCTTTGCGCTCACCTGCCTTGGCCTCGCTGCACCGGTGCTGTTCGTATCTTCGATCCCCTATGTACTCTGGCTCGACCGGCGGCTGGTGGAGCCGAGGGACGGTGCCTGGTCGCTCGGCGCCTGGCTGATGGGCGTCCCCGGCCATGACATGGCCGCGATCCACAACCACCTGCGCAGCTGGGCGGTGAAGGGCTTCTTCCTGGCGTTCATGATCGGCGTCGTGCCGACGGGTTTCGGGCAGGTGATCGCCGCGGACCCGCGCGAGCTTCTCAAGAACCCGCTGGCGCTGGTCGGCTATTGCGTGACCTTCATGTTCGTCGTCGACGTGGCTTTCGCCACTGCGGGGTACATCCTCACCTTCCGCCCGCTCGACTCGCACATTCGCAGCGCCAATCCGTTTGCGGCGGGTTGGGCCGCGGCGCTGATCTGCTATCCGCCCTTCGTGCTGATGGGGGAGGGCGGGGTGCTCGACTATCATCCCGGCAGCGCCGACTGGACGCAGTGGCTGGCGGGCCATGACTGGTTGATGGCAGCCGTCGGAGTCGCACTGGTGGCGCTCACCGCCATCTATGCGTCGGCGACCGTGGCGTTCGGGCTGCGCTTCTCCAACCTCACCCATCGCGGCATCCTGACGCATGGCCCTTATGCCTGGAGCCGGCACCCGGCCTATCTGTCGAAGAACCTGTTCTGGTGGCTTTCGACCATGCCGTTCCTCGCCACCACCGGCTGGATCGATGCGATCCGCAACACCGCCGTGATGGCGGCGGTCAGCGGCGTCTATTATTGGCGGGCGCGCACCGAGGAGCGTCACCTCGGCGCCGACCCAGCCTACCAGGCGTATTCCGGGTGGAGCGAACGCAACGCGCCGGTACCGCGGCTCCTCGCCAAGCTGAGCGGCAGCCGAAGCGCTTAG
- a CDS encoding glutamate--cysteine ligase, whose protein sequence is MSTKTGSNSSAAVIEHRSQLVEYFARGEKPADRWRIGTEHEKFVYWKTPDHRAPSYEEPGGIHALLIGLTQFGWKPVYEGENIIALSGPDGAISLEPAGQFELSGAPLEDLHATCAETGRHLKQVKEVGDKLGIGFLGLGMWHDKTRAELPIMPKGRYKIMLNHMPRVGSMGLDMMLRTCTIQVNLDYASEADMAKKFRVGLALQPLATALFANSPFTEGKPNGFLSYRSHIWSDTDPARTGMLPFVFEDGFGYERYVDYALDVPMYFVYRDGQYIDAAGQSFRDFLAGKLPAYPGQKPTMEDWADHLSTAFPEVRLKTFLEMRGADGGRWGRICALPALWVGLLYDQGALDAAWDLVKNWSMEGREALRSAVPKLGLDAPLPGGGTLKDVAGQVLDIATAGLKARARMNASGDNESGFLDPLREIVRTGKVPAQVLLDRFNGDWNGDISRVYEEAKF, encoded by the coding sequence ATGAGCACGAAGACCGGTTCGAACAGCAGCGCAGCGGTCATCGAGCACCGTTCCCAACTCGTCGAATATTTCGCCCGCGGCGAAAAGCCCGCGGACCGCTGGCGCATCGGCACCGAGCACGAGAAATTCGTGTACTGGAAGACGCCCGACCACCGCGCGCCCAGCTATGAGGAGCCGGGCGGCATCCACGCGCTGCTGATCGGCCTCACCCAGTTCGGCTGGAAGCCGGTCTATGAGGGCGAGAACATCATCGCCCTGTCGGGGCCAGATGGCGCGATCAGCCTGGAGCCCGCCGGCCAGTTCGAGCTGTCGGGCGCGCCGCTGGAAGACCTGCACGCCACGTGCGCCGAGACCGGCCGTCACTTGAAGCAGGTCAAGGAAGTCGGCGACAAGCTGGGGATCGGTTTCCTCGGCCTGGGCATGTGGCACGACAAGACCCGCGCCGAACTGCCGATCATGCCCAAGGGGCGGTACAAGATCATGCTGAACCACATGCCGCGGGTGGGCAGCATGGGCCTCGACATGATGCTGCGCACCTGCACGATCCAGGTGAACCTGGACTATGCGTCCGAGGCCGACATGGCCAAGAAGTTCCGCGTGGGGCTGGCGCTGCAGCCGCTGGCGACCGCGCTCTTTGCGAATTCACCCTTCACCGAGGGCAAGCCGAACGGCTTCCTGTCCTATCGCAGCCATATCTGGTCCGACACCGATCCGGCGCGCACGGGCATGCTGCCCTTCGTGTTCGAGGATGGCTTCGGCTATGAGCGCTATGTCGACTACGCGCTCGATGTGCCGATGTACTTCGTCTACCGCGACGGCCAGTATATCGATGCTGCCGGACAGAGCTTCCGCGACTTCCTGGCAGGGAAGCTGCCTGCCTATCCCGGCCAGAAGCCGACCATGGAGGATTGGGCCGACCATCTGTCGACTGCCTTCCCCGAAGTGCGGCTGAAGACCTTCCTGGAAATGCGCGGGGCCGATGGCGGACGCTGGGGCCGCATCTGCGCGCTGCCGGCCTTGTGGGTCGGGCTTCTCTACGACCAGGGAGCGCTCGATGCGGCGTGGGACCTGGTCAAGAACTGGTCGATGGAGGGCCGCGAGGCGCTGCGCAGTGCGGTGCCGAAGCTCGGGCTGGATGCGCCGCTGCCTGGCGGCGGTACGCTGAAGGACGTTGCCGGGCAGGTGCTGGACATCGCCACCGCGGGGCTGAAGGCGCGCGCGCGGATGAACGCCTCTGGCGACAATGAGAGCGGCTTCCTCGATCCGCTTCGCGAGATCGTGCGGACCGGCAAGGTGCCGGCACAGGTGCTGCTCGACCGCTTCAACGGCGATTGGAACGGCGACATCAGCCGCGTGTACGAAGAGGCGAAGTTCTAA
- a CDS encoding 3'(2'),5'-bisphosphate nucleotidase CysQ translates to MPDLAAEVAAIAADAGALAMQLWQTDFRRWEKSPGNPVCAVDLEVDGMLRHRLGKLLPDAGWLSEETIDNAARLGSERIWVVDPIDGTRDYLRGRSGWCVSVALVERGQPVIGVLDAPAREEVWTAAAGQGAFRNGERLQASDRSVLAGARVPADQLPKADRDLTPVAKPNSIALRMAMVAAGQADLLATLRWGNEWDIAASVLLAREAGAAVTDAFGQPLAFNTPSAQAFGMLASSPGIHAAAVERLASRAEAAVGSKR, encoded by the coding sequence GTGCCTGATCTCGCCGCCGAAGTCGCGGCGATCGCCGCCGATGCCGGCGCGCTGGCGATGCAGCTGTGGCAGACGGACTTTCGCCGCTGGGAGAAGTCGCCGGGCAACCCGGTGTGCGCAGTCGATCTGGAAGTCGACGGCATGCTGCGCCACCGGCTGGGCAAATTGCTGCCCGACGCCGGCTGGCTGTCGGAAGAAACCATCGACAATGCCGCGCGGCTGGGTTCGGAACGCATCTGGGTGGTCGATCCGATCGACGGCACGCGCGATTACCTGCGCGGCCGTTCCGGCTGGTGCGTGTCGGTGGCGCTGGTCGAGCGCGGGCAGCCGGTGATCGGCGTGCTGGACGCGCCGGCGCGCGAGGAAGTGTGGACCGCGGCGGCCGGGCAGGGCGCCTTTCGCAATGGCGAGCGGCTGCAAGCCTCGGACCGCAGCGTGCTTGCCGGGGCGCGGGTGCCGGCCGACCAGCTTCCCAAGGCCGATCGCGACCTCACGCCGGTCGCAAAGCCCAATTCGATCGCGCTGCGCATGGCGATGGTCGCCGCCGGCCAGGCGGACCTTCTCGCCACGCTGCGCTGGGGCAATGAATGGGACATCGCCGCGTCGGTGCTGCTCGCCCGCGAAGCGGGGGCGGCGGTGACCGACGCCTTTGGCCAGCCGCTGGCGTTCAACACGCCCTCGGCCCAGGCGTTCGGCATGCTCGCCTCGAGCCCGGGCATCCATGCCGCGGCGGTGGAACGGCTCGCAAGCCGGGCTGAGGCTGCAGTGGGTAGTAAGCGCTAG
- a CDS encoding NADPH-dependent FMN reductase: MNDRLKLLVVLGSVREGRMAEPVGRWVCEQAAGRDGIDCELVDLKEWDLPFYPFADAPAKGNYTDPLQRRWAEKVASADGYVLIAPEYNHGAPAVLKNALDFVYAEWNRKPVTFVGYGGNGGARSIEGLTLVVRELQMAALEASVHIMGVWGKVRDGRFTGDDKDLRWISHAFDELEWWGRALKVARG; the protein is encoded by the coding sequence TTGAACGACAGGCTGAAGCTTCTGGTGGTCCTGGGCAGCGTGCGCGAAGGGCGCATGGCCGAGCCGGTGGGGCGGTGGGTATGCGAACAGGCGGCTGGACGAGACGGTATCGACTGCGAGCTGGTGGACCTGAAGGAGTGGGACCTGCCTTTCTATCCGTTCGCCGACGCGCCGGCGAAGGGCAACTACACCGATCCACTGCAGCGGCGCTGGGCCGAGAAGGTCGCCAGCGCCGATGGCTATGTGCTGATCGCGCCCGAATATAATCACGGCGCCCCGGCGGTGCTGAAGAACGCGCTCGACTTCGTCTATGCCGAGTGGAACCGCAAGCCGGTGACCTTTGTGGGCTATGGCGGCAATGGCGGGGCACGATCGATCGAGGGGCTGACGCTGGTCGTGCGCGAGCTGCAGATGGCGGCGCTGGAGGCGTCGGTGCACATCATGGGCGTGTGGGGCAAGGTGAGGGATGGCCGCTTCACCGGCGACGACAAGGACCTGCGCTGGATCAGCCACGCCTTCGACGAGCTGGAGTGGTGGGGGCGCGCGCTGAAAGTGGCGCGAGGCTGA
- the ubiA gene encoding 4-hydroxybenzoate octaprenyltransferase — protein sequence MSVPVPDPIVPDTEHRGLIRLLPAAARPFALLARFDRPIGWWLLFWPGAWAIALSGNALARWDLILWFLLGSIAMRGAGCVYNDIVDRDLDRQVARTASRPLASGAVSLKAAWLFLLALCAIGLVVLVQLSVTGMAVSVASIALVAAYPFMKRITWWPQAWLGLVFSWAALVGWAEAPDAEWLPGLLLYAGCIFWVIGYDTIYALQDVEDDALVGVRSSARRLGARVRPGVAGFYALALALWGAAFWQLRPDALALAALVPAALHLGWQVATLVPADGANALRRFRANRNAGLLMFAACFVVGQTL from the coding sequence ATGTCCGTGCCTGTCCCCGATCCGATCGTCCCCGACACCGAGCATCGCGGCCTGATCCGGCTGCTGCCCGCCGCCGCGCGCCCGTTCGCGCTGCTCGCCCGCTTCGATCGGCCGATCGGCTGGTGGCTGCTCTTCTGGCCGGGTGCCTGGGCGATCGCGCTCTCCGGCAACGCCCTCGCGCGCTGGGACCTGATCCTGTGGTTCCTGCTCGGCAGCATCGCGATGCGCGGCGCGGGGTGCGTCTACAACGACATCGTCGACCGCGATCTCGACCGGCAAGTGGCGCGCACTGCCAGCCGCCCGCTCGCCAGCGGTGCGGTTAGCCTCAAGGCGGCGTGGCTCTTCCTGCTCGCGCTCTGCGCGATCGGGCTGGTGGTGCTCGTCCAGCTCAGCGTCACCGGCATGGCCGTGTCGGTGGCCAGCATCGCGCTGGTTGCGGCCTATCCGTTCATGAAGCGGATCACCTGGTGGCCCCAGGCCTGGCTCGGGCTGGTATTCTCCTGGGCGGCGCTGGTCGGCTGGGCCGAAGCACCCGATGCCGAGTGGCTGCCGGGGCTGCTGCTCTACGCCGGCTGCATCTTCTGGGTGATCGGCTACGACACGATCTACGCGCTGCAGGATGTCGAGGATGATGCGCTGGTGGGGGTCCGCTCTTCCGCACGCCGGCTGGGTGCCAGGGTGCGTCCTGGTGTCGCCGGCTTCTATGCGCTGGCGCTGGCGCTGTGGGGCGCGGCGTTCTGGCAGCTTCGCCCCGATGCGCTGGCGCTGGCGGCGCTGGTGCCCGCGGCGCTGCACCTTGGGTGGCAGGTCGCGACATTGGTGCCTGCCGACGGCGCCAACGCGCTGCGCCGCTTCCGCGCCAACCGCAATGCCGGACTGTTGATGTTCGCCGCGTGCTTCGTGGTCGGCCAGACTCTTTGA